One window from the genome of Streptomyces sp. WZ-12 encodes:
- a CDS encoding NADP-dependent oxidoreductase — protein sequence MRVITQHTLGGPEVLTIVDAPEPQPLPTEVLVRVKAIGLNPLEARLRAGEFPLVGRPPFVLGWDISGVVEQGPQTWRFRPGDEVFGMPLFPRAAHAYAEVVSAPALHLARKPASLSHVEASALPIVGLTAWQGLVDLGGVTEGDRVLVHGGGGGVGHVAIQIAKALGAHVIATASGRKRRFVEGFGADEVIDYTAVDFTETVRDIDVVLDTLGGDTAERSLEVLRPGGHLVTAVAMQDAELAATYESAGKRFSGIAVDPDPVALRGLVALVEQGKLRVHVQETFPFEQVADAHRLLDRGHLQGKLVLTV from the coding sequence ATGCGAGTCATCACCCAGCACACGCTCGGCGGTCCCGAGGTGCTCACCATCGTGGACGCGCCCGAACCCCAGCCCCTTCCGACCGAGGTTCTCGTCCGCGTCAAGGCGATCGGGCTGAACCCGCTGGAGGCGCGCCTGCGCGCCGGCGAGTTCCCGCTGGTCGGTCGGCCGCCGTTCGTCCTCGGCTGGGACATCAGCGGCGTGGTCGAACAGGGGCCGCAGACATGGCGGTTCAGGCCCGGCGACGAGGTGTTCGGGATGCCGCTGTTCCCGCGGGCGGCGCACGCGTACGCCGAGGTCGTGTCGGCGCCGGCGCTGCACCTGGCACGCAAGCCGGCCTCGCTCTCGCACGTCGAGGCGTCGGCGCTGCCGATTGTCGGGCTGACGGCGTGGCAGGGCCTCGTCGACCTCGGCGGCGTGACCGAGGGCGACCGCGTCCTGGTCCACGGCGGTGGTGGCGGGGTCGGCCACGTCGCGATCCAGATCGCGAAGGCGCTCGGCGCGCACGTGATCGCGACCGCCAGCGGGCGCAAGCGGAGGTTCGTCGAGGGGTTCGGTGCCGACGAGGTGATCGACTACACGGCGGTCGACTTCACCGAGACGGTCCGCGACATCGACGTCGTGCTCGACACGCTCGGCGGCGACACCGCCGAGCGCTCCCTCGAAGTGCTCCGCCCAGGCGGTCACTTGGTGACGGCGGTCGCCATGCAGGATGCGGAGCTCGCCGCCACCTACGAGTCGGCCGGCAAGCGTTTCAGTGGCATCGCGGTCGATCCCGATCCGGTCGCCCTGCGAGGTCTCGTCGCACTCGTCGAACAGGGCAAGCTCCGGGTCCACGTGCAGGAGACGTTCCCGTTCGAGCAGGTCGCCGACGCGCACCGGCTGCTCGACCGCGGTCACCTCCAGGGCAAGCTCGTCCTCACCGTCTGA